In Capsicum annuum cultivar UCD-10X-F1 chromosome 7, UCD10Xv1.1, whole genome shotgun sequence, one genomic interval encodes:
- the LOC107877408 gene encoding protein SPOROCYTELESS: MATSHHPILQENHQSRQTQTMNTSSTTRRRSSNNAQKKKKPPQRGMGVEQLERLRVQEQLKNSNIHIGGTHHQCLSSNNFPNFSSSASATVATGGVGVDSGIYSNPILNSSPLFQFPKSIVSPSNDFFVQQKVVNTGFIGSSATTVPTGPSIAFGNQSQIDLYRFVNPNSNNGKSKEIPHLFSNNNSSCFSDRCSSCNKKKRVINGDEMNISMENMIREKEVSGTKSFFQNPYSLPSSRLEKAVEIVAIHRKGNSSLSSDEGVVMEYDFFSEKNGNTNHTSCLGKTMKMMSANNSPESSSVAAAMGNINGESSSVTTISWATDTPTSSIDLSLKLSF, translated from the exons ATGGCTACTTCTCATCATCCAATTcttcaagaaaatcatcaatcaaggCAAACACAAACAATGAACACTTCTTCTACGACACGTAGAAGGTCTAGCAACAATGCCCAGAAGAAAAAGAAACCACCACAAAGAGGCATGGGTGTTGAACAGCTCGAACGCCTTCGAGTTCAAGAACAGTTAAAAAACAGTAACATCCACATTGGTGGTACTCATCATCAGTGTTTATCTAGCAACAATTTCCCAAATTTTAGTTCTAGTGCTAGTGCTACTGTGGCTactggtggtgttggtgttgatTCCGGAATTTATAGTAATCCCATTTTGAATTCTTCACCATTATTTCAGTTTCCTAAATCAATTGTGAGTCCTAGTAATGACTTTTTTGTTCAACAAAAAGTTGTTAATACTGGGTTTATTGGATCTAGTGCTACTACTGTTCCTACTGGACCTTCTATTGCTTTTGGAAATCAGTCTCAAATCGATCTCTACAGATTTGTAAATCCCAACTCTAATAATGGGAAATCGAAGGAAATTCCACACTTGTTTAGTAACAACAACTCCTCATGTTTCTCTGATCGCTGCAGTTCATGCAACAAG AAGAAGCGTGTGATCAATGGAGATGAAATGAACATTTCTATGGAAAACATGATCAGAGAAAAGGAAGTTTCTGGAACAAAGTCTTTCTTTCAGAACCCATACTCTTTACCTAGTAGCCGTCTAGAAaaa GCTGTAGAGATCGTGGCGATCCACAGAAAGGGAAATTCATCGTTGTCATCTGATGAAGGAGTTGTAATGGAGTATGATTTTTTTTCGGAGAAAAATGGTAATACTAACCATACAAGTTGTTTAGGAAAGACGATGAAGATGATGAGTGCTAATAATTCTCCAGAAAGTTCATCAGTTGCAGCAGCAATGGGAAATATTAATGGTGAATCTTCTTCTGTTACTACAATATCTTGGGCAACAGATACACCTACCAGTTCTATTGATCTTTCACTTAAGCTTTCTTTTTAG